TCTGCATCGACTCGGATGAGCGGTGTGGAGATATTCGAAAACGGCAAACAAATTCGCAACATTCGAAAGGGTGCCATCGATGCAATCCGAAAACATATTGAATCATTAGGGGGAACTGTCCCACAAACTATGTTAATGATATCGGATGAAGTTTCGAGAAAGGGAAGTACTCCCATTCTTGTTTCCGAAGGAAACCAATTGTTGGGTATCATTGAATTGAAAGATATTGTGAAAGGAGGACTCAAAGAACGATTTGCCTATTTGAGAAGGATGGGAATTCGGACGGTGATGATCACAGGTGATAACCCTCTCACTGCTGCAGCCATTGCAGCGGAAGCAGGGGTAGATGATTTTATCGCAGAAGCCACTCCTGAGGCAAAACTAAAACGAATTCGAGAAGAACAAGCTAACGGTTATTTGGTTGCTATGATTGGTGACGGAACGAATGACGCCCCAGCCCTTGCACAATCTGATGTAGGTGTGGCTATGAATACAGGAACTCAAACGGCAAGGGAAGCCGGTAATATGATTGATTTGGATAGTAATCCAAGTAAACTCATTGAAATTGTAGAAATAGGGAAACAACTTTTAATGACAAGGGGGGCACTTACCACATTTAGCATCGCCAATGACATTGCTAAATACTTTGCCATTCTTCCCGCTTTGTTTTTACCATTAGCTCCTTTAAATATCATGCAGTTATCAAATCCTGATAATGCGATTCTCTCTGCCGTGATCTTCAATGCCCTTGTGATTCCTGCTCTCATACCTTTATCACTGCGTGGAGTAAAGTATGTGCCAAAATCTCCAGACGAGGCCTTACTTAGGAATTTTATTATCTACGGAGGTGGTGGAATGGTATTTCCTTTTTTTGGAATCAAACTCATCGACTTAATTTTATCGGGAGGTTTTTTATGAAATCGAATGAAACAGCAAACCAATGGGAAATAACAATCCGGTTTGGATTTTTATCCTTACTCGTGTTCGGTTTTTTGTATCCATTAGCGATTACTGGTTTAGCGTCCACTTTTTTCCCATTCAAAGCTAATGGAAGTTTGTTAGTAGAGGAAGGGAAAGTAGTCGGTTCTGAACTTTTGGCCCAAGGGATAGAATCGAAATTTATGTTTCGTTATCGGCCCAGTGCTGTCAGTTATGCGACAATGCCGAGTGGGGCATCCAATTTAAGTCCTTCCAGTTTGGATTTAAAGAACTTAGTGGAAGAAAGGAAACGTGAATTGGAAACGGGGGGGATCCGTATAGAAGAATGTTTGGAGTTGGTTTATACTTCTGCTTCTGGGTTAGATCCACATATATCAGCCCCATGTGCATATGAACAGGCAAAATTTCTCCAGAAACAAGGAAAGATACCCTTGGTTCAAATAAATGAATTGATTCTAAAACATATAGAACATCCACTTTTTGGTTTTATGGGACGAGAAAGAATGAACGTAAACAAGTTAAATTTATCCTGGAAACAATTGATTCATGAATGAAGGAAAACGCCCTGAAGACTTTCTCTCACTAGCCAACCAAGAAGAGCCAAAGAAAAAAGGCATTCTGAAAGTTTATTTTGGAATGTCACCTGGTGTTGGTAAAACCTATGCTATGTTAACGGAAGCTCATCATTTAAAAGCAGAAGGAGAAGACATACGGATTGGTATAGTCGAAAGCCATGGGAGGGCCGAAACCAAGGCGTTGGTGGATGGTCTTCCGTGGATACCTCTGAAAAAAATTGAATATCGGGGAAAAGTATGGGAAGAGATGGATGTTGAGAGTATTCTAAAAGAGAGACCTAGTTATGTGTTAGTTGATGAATTGGCTCATACTAATATTCCTGGCTCAGTGAATAAAAAAAGATACCAAGATATTTTTTCATTACTCGATGCTGGCATTCATGTGCTTTCGACCGTGAATGTCCAACATTTAGAGAGTCAGGTGGATTCTGTAGAAAAAATCATCCAAAGTCCTGTAAAAGAAACTATCCCCGACATTATTTTGGAAAGAGCCGATGAACTAGTGTTAATTGATATTATTCCTGATGAATTATTGAAAAGATTGTCTGAAGGGAAAGTGTATATTCCAGAAAAAGTTGTTTCTGCGAAGGAAAATTTTTTCCGTAAAGAGAATTTAACTTACCTTCGGGAACTGTCTCTTTCTTACACTGCAAAGTATGTAGAAAAAAGAATGCCCCAAGGTCGAGAAAGGATTATGGTTGCGATCTCCGCTAGTCCTCATTCGAAAACACTTCTTCGTAATGCAAAAAGGTTGGCACTAGAAAGAAATTCCGAGCTGTATGCAGTTTTTTCGGAAAACGAAGAAAATCGAAGTTTGGATTCTGCTAACTCAATCCGATCGCATATTCGTTTTGCAAAAGAACTAGGTGCAGAAGTAGTCCATTCGTTTGAATCCGATCCAGTTGTGGGAATCGTTGCTGCGGTTCAAGAAAAACGTATCAACCGTTTGGTGATTGGAGGATCGAAAAGAAGTTTTTTTTCGGGCCTATTACAAAAAAATATTTCGACTAAGATCATTAAACAACTTAGAGAAGTGGAGATCGTCATCGTTCCGTTTCAGGATGATAGGTCGTTTCAATTTGACTTTTATAAAAAGTTAATTCCTTCTTCAGGAATTAGGCAATACGCAGCTATTTTTGCTCTGACATCCCTTGTTACATTATTCAATCAATTTCTTCTTTCTTATATTGGATATTGGACCATTTCGATTTTGTATTTGTTTTATGTAGCTGTGCTCGGTATGTTTTTTAGCCGGGGCCCTGTTTTACTTGCCGCGATACTTTCAGCTTCTTTTTGGAACTTTTTATTTATACCACCTCTTTACACATTTTATATTTCTAAGTTGGAAGATGCATTGATGTTTGTGATCTTTATGTTGATTGCACTGATCAATGGGGGTCTTACAGCAAGGCTTAAAAAAAATGAATCTAAACTTAGATCTAGAGAGGAAAAGCTTTCCATTCTTTATGAACTCACTCAGAATTTGTCAAAAACTTCCTCAGCATCAGAAATTATTAAAACAGGAGATTCATTCTTTAAACGAATCTTTCCATTTCCAGTGAACCTGCATTTCTATCAAGGGGGAGATTTTACTCCGAGTATAGAGGATTCGAAAGATTTAGCTGTGGCCTCTTGGACCATTAAAAATGGAAAACCCGCTGGTAGGTATACCGAAACTCTTTCTTTATCGAATGCTACTTTTTATCCGCTTGTTTCTCCTGGAGGAATTACGGGTGTAATCAATGTGAAGTCCTCTGCGGAGCCAAGTTTGGAGCAGGAAATATTATTGAATACAGTTGCTAACCAAGTGGCCTTGGCACTAGATCGTGATACTTTGTCGGAAGACTCTAGAAAGAATTTTTTGTTAAAAGAATCAGAGAAATTATATAATCTAATTTTTAATTCTTTATCACATGAATTAAAAACACCATTAACTTCGATTCGTGGATCTGCTTCTGCTTTACTAGATCCAGAGATTGATGCAGATCCTATTGCAAGAAAGAGTTTATTGGAGGAAATTCAGGAGAGTTCGCTTGTTTTGAATTTACTTCTGGGAAATCTATTGGATATCAGCAGGATCGAATCGGGATATTTAACTTTAAAGAAGGAAAAAGTTTATCCTTCGGATATCATTCAGGATGCGATTTCCTTTTTAGGAAAAAATAAAACAAACCATTCCATCAAAGTCAATCTGAATGATTGTGATTTTCCCATTGAACTTGACCGGGTTCTATTTTCTCATGCGATTTTTAATCTTTTATATAACGCGTGTTTATATACTCCAGCGGGTACGACAATTTGGATAACATTACAAAAATCTGGGGATAAGGTTCAATGGACAGTGGAGGATAATGGAAATGGTTTACCAGTAGATTCCTCTCGAATCTTTCAGAAATTTTACAGGGGGGAATCCTCTGGAAAAATTGGAACAGGACTTGGTCTTGCCATTTCTAAGTCGATCATCGAATTACATGGCGGAACTATTGAAGCGATGAATCGGAAGGAAGGAGGTGCCTGCTTTCTCGTTGACATTCCGTATTCTACATAGTATAGATTTTTTATGCTTAAGGATTTGATACTACTTGTGGATGATGACAGTGCCATTCGGAAAATGCTGCGCATTGCTCTGGAGGCGAAAGGTTATCAAACGATAGAAGCAATTTCTAAAAAAGAAGCGATAGAATCCGTTGCCTTAAATTCACCCAAATTAGTTTTACTAGACCTACAACTTCCTGATGGGAGTGGGTTGGATGTGATAAAAGAAGTCCGAACCTTTTCAGAAATTCCTTTTATTGTTTTATCAGTAATGAGTTCAGAAGAAGATAAAATTGCCTTACTTGATTCTGGTGCAGACGATTACATTACCAAACCTTTTAGTATGGGGGAATTGTTAGCAAGGATTCGCACTGCTTTGCGTAGACTTCCTATGGAAGAGGCACCATCGAACTGGGAAAAAGAAAACCTTGTAGTCGATTTTGTAAACTACCAGGTCATCAAAAATAATATTCAGGTCCGACTAACACCGACGGAATTCCAAATTCTTATCTTTCTCATTAAAAATTCTGGTAAAGTGATCACGCATGATGTATTGATTAAAAAAATCTGGGGAGACCAAGCACTCAATGAAATGAATTCGCTGCGTGTTCATATCACACAACTCCGAAAGAAAATTGAAGATTTACCAAGTAATCCTCATTTGCTTGTTACCGAACCTGGAATCGGTTACCGTTGGGTTGGTAACTAGAAATAAAAAATATCTAACTATAGAATATTCTTCCTGAATTAAGAAATCCAGAATATCTTCTTAATCAATTCTTAAGGTAAAACGGGAAACGATAATCTCTCAAACATTGCAAGTAGTAACGAATTATGTTAATTTGTTACTATCATGTTAAATCAAATGAGTGTATTGCCTTTTGTGAAAGTTATAAGCAGAGATCTTTTGAAATTTTCTCTCTATATAGTTGTTTTATTTTTCACTGCAACGTTTTCGTCCATGGTGGCAGAAGAAACTCCGTCCAAAGAAAATGTCCGAAGTGTAGAACCTATTCCTAAAGCCATAGTTTTGCCAAATTCCATTCAGTTTGGTGGGTTTATTGATTCATATTATATGCACAATAGGAATCTTCCTAAAGATACGGAAAGAAATTTTACTACCCAAGCCGTTCGTAATGGAGAGTTCAATGTAAATTTAGCTTATGTAGAGGCAAAGGTAGAAGAGAAAAATTATCGCGGTAGGTTGGCGTTCCAATGGGGAACTTCAGTAAATGCTAATTATGCGGCTGAGATTACAACGGAAAAATATTCCAATCAAAACTCGGTAAAAAATATCCAAGAAGCATATACCGGATTTAAAATCGGTAAGGATACATGGATCGATGCGGGAATATTTTTTGGAAATATCGGACATGAATCATGGATTTCCCAAAACAACGTAAATTATACAAGAGCCTTTGCTTTAGATTACGTACCTTACTATTCTTCGGGGGTCCGATTGAGTCACAAGTTCAGTGATAAATTAAGTGGGCAATTGCAAGTATTGAATGGATGGCAAAATATCACTGATAACAATAAAGATAAATCTTTTGGAAGCCAGATTAAGTATCTATTGAGTCAAAATCTCATTTTAACACTCAATCAATTTGTCGGAAACGAAGCTCCAAACAATGAAAGGAAACAAATCCGTTTGTATCAGAATACGATTTTGGAATGGATCTTGTCTGATCGATTTAGTTTAGTGGGTCAGTTCGATGTGGGAGCACAAAAAGCAAAACAAAGTTTTATTTATGAACCTTGGTTAGGTGCTTACGACCCAAGTCTTGGGGATTATCGGGAAACAGAATCACGTGTTTATCGACAGTGGTATCACGGAACGATTTGGGCCAGTTTCAAAATCACTCCAGAATACAGATTGAGTTTTCGCATAGAACGTTTTTATGACCCATTACAAGTGATGGTGAATACGGGAACAAGAAACGGATTTATGAGCAATGGGTATACAGCTACCTTTGATGTCTTAACATTTGATCCGGGGTTAATTCGATTCGAATACGTCTATCGACGATCCGCCGATTCTGTGTTTGCTTATAGAGACAGTCAAACCTCAAAAAAGGAAGATTTCTTTCTTGTAGCATTTTCAATGAAGTTTTAAGGCCAGGAAAATTGGAAATTTGTCCTTGGATAGCAGTTGAAAAAGGGAAACCTTTTCCCCCTGTCTCAGGTCTAATTTCTGTTCATAGATGTTTCTCCTTATGATACCCGCAGGGAGGGGTCAATATCCCTGATTTTCTTTTTTTTCTTTCCAAGCCACTTCCTGTTTCTAAATTCTCTTCATGTTTGCAAAGCGCTGGCTTTTCCTATTCCTCCTCCTTTCCTTATTTTTGGTTCGTTCGGATGACTCCCAATCCCTTCCTGCGACAATAGAATTTTTCACTCCGAGTGGATTTGTCAAACAACCCAAACAAGTGACCGTTCGGTTCACAAAACCCATGGTTTCTCTCGGGGACATTCGACCCAAAGTCGATATTTTCCAAATTAAGTGTCCCCTGCCAGGAACAAGCCGGTTTCTTGATTCAACGACCTGGGTTTACGAATTTGAACAAGAACTTCCAGGTGGGGTGGACTGTTCCTTGCAATTGAAAGAGGGAACCAAAACTTTGAGTGGGGAGCAGGTCCAAGGGGAACGGAACTTTTCCTTTCATACGGGAGGGCCTTCTGTCCAGTATTCTTCTCCTTACCAGGGATCTTCCATCACCGAAGATCAAATTTTTGTTTTGCACTTAGATGCAAAACCGGATCTCGCATCTTTTCAAAAGTATACTTACTTTCGTTCGGAAGAATTAGGCAACCGGATCCCTATTGTCCTTGTCACTGGGTCGGAAAGAAAAGCGATCTTAAAGTCTACAGGAGATACGGATCGAGAAGAAACAATTCTTATCAAATCCAAACAAACTTTTTTACCGGAAAGACAAATCCAATTGGTTCTCGGTAAAGGAACAAAGTCAATTTGGGGTGGGGAGATCCGAGAGGATGAAGTTTTGTCTTTTACGGTGCGACCTGTATTTTCTGTCCGGTTTACTTGTGAGCGTGTGAATGCAAAAGCAGATTGTATTCCTATCCTCCCTGTTTCGCTTTCTTTTAGTTCGGCGGTCTCTCGTTCCTCATTACAAAAAATCAAATTAGTTTCCAAAGACGGAAAGGAATACCCGCAGTCTCCAATGGCGGAAAAGGGAAATGAATTTTATGAATGGGTGAGTTTTCCTGGTCCCTTTCCCGAAAATAGTGAATTCGAAATTCGAATTCCAGAGTTAGAAGATGATACAAACAGAAGTTTGTCGAACCAAGCTTCCTTCCCTTTAAAATTTAAAACTGATGAGTTCCCACCCCTTGCTAAGTTCGGAGCCAAATTTGGAATTTTGGAATCGAAAGTTAAACCAGCGTTACCAGTCACAGTTCGTAATTTAGAAGCCAATCTTCCCATGAAATCGATTTCTCTCGGGGTAGGTGGTAAAAGCCAAAAGACTATGGATATTTTGGAGATCCAAAAATGGTTCCAAATCCTTTCATCAAGGGAACGCGAACAATCTGTATTTCAAAATCCACCAGCGAACACGAGTATCACCTCTTTCTCCCTTCCCAAACCCAATGGTAAAAAACCAATGGAAGTGGTGGGAATCCCTTTGGAAACTCCTGGGTTTTATGTGGTAGAACTTGCCAGTGATGTCCTTGGCAATAACCTTCTTGAAAAAAAAGGAAAGATGTATGTATCGAGTGCTGCCCTTGTCACAAACCTTTCTGCCCATTTCAAATGGGGAAAGGATACAAGTCTTGTTTGGGTGACAAACCTTGACCAAGGGCTACCCGAAGCAGGAGTCCAAATTAAAATTTTGGACTGTAAGGGAAATTTACGAGGAGCAGGGATCACGGGTAAAGACGGGAGTATGCTCTTTGGAAATTTAAGTTTTCAAGAAGTTCCCTACTGCGGTTATCATGAGTTAGGGTCCGGGCTTACCATCTTTGTTCAAAAAAATGATGATATTAGTTTTACCTCAAGTACCTGGGATAAAGGGATTGAAAGTTGGCGTTATCAATTGCCAAATACAACTGTTAGTTCTTCAAAAGAAATTAAATCCATTGTTCTTGATAGGACTCTCTTTAAAAAAGGGGAAACTGTCCACCTAAAACATGTTCGTCGTGGTTTTGGAAACAAAGGGCTAACACCCGCGGATCCGAATGACTATCCATCCCAAGTCATTATCAAACATGAAGGTTCGGGCGAAGCCTATCCATTGCCTCTTGTTTGGTCTTTTCCGGGACATTCCGAATCGGCGTTCAAAATACCAAAAACTGCCAAACATGGGGTATATATTGTTTATTATCCTTATTCAAATGATGACTCGAGTTATGGGGAAACGGTCGCACAGTTTCGAGTGGAAGAGTTTCGCCTGCCTGTAGTGAAAGGAAATATCCAACTAGCTGGCAATAAACAAGAGTTAATCTCACCAAAAGAATCCAAAGTTTTATTTGGACTCGAATACCTTTCGGGTGGAGGGGCAGGAAGTTTTCCTGTCAAAATTCGTTCCCAAGTGGTGGCAAGCCATTACACGCCGAAAGAAGAATACTCTGCATTTTCCTTCTCTCCTGAAACGATAAAAGAAGGGAAGTGGAAGGCCAGTGGGTATGAGGAAGAAGAGGCGGAAGAATCCAAACCGTCCATTCTTTCGACAGCTTTAAAAACTGATGATAAGGGATTTTTGCAATATACGTTTAGTGGATTAAAACCCGTTCCTGGTTATGGAAGTTTTCAAGTGGAAATGGAATATTCCGATCCATCAGGAGAAATCCAAACTGTATCTAGAAGTTTTCCTGTTTCTCCCGCCGAAGTGCATTTGGGAATTTTACCGGATGGTTGGTTGTTTACAGAAGATAACGTGAAACTTCAGTTAGTGGCTCTGGATTCGAAGGACAAAGCACTCGGTTCTCAAAAAATAAAAGTTAACGCTTACAAAAGAGAATTTTATTCTAATCGCAAACGTCTTGTGGGTGGATTTTATGCTTACGAACATTATGAAGAAGTCACAAAACTTGGAGAATTCTGTGAAGGAAAAACAGATTCTAAAGGAATTTTGATTTGTGAAGGAAAATCTCCTGCTGTAGGTGATATTGTATTTCTTGCAGAAACCAAGGATTCACAAGGAAATCTTACGAATTCTGGATACAGTGTTTGGGTGAGTTCCAAACAAGAAGCTTGGTTTGATGTAAGTGATCACAACCGAATGGACATCCTACCCGAAAAACGTTCTGTTGATGTCGGAGAAACCATCAAAGTACAAATTCGCTCACCATTTCGGGAAGCAACGGCCCTTGTGAGTTTAGAACGCGAAGGTGTTTTGGATTATTTTGTGACACCGGTCTCAGGAAAAGATCCTGTGATCTCCATTCCTATCAAAAAGGAATATGCACCGAATGTGTTTGTCTCGGTATTTCTAGTGCGAGGTCGGGTAGGAGAACCAAAACCAACTGGGCTTGTGGACTTAGCAAAACCAGGATACCGATTTGGTCTAACCATGATAAAGGTCGGTTCCAAACCGTACACTCTGTCCGTAGCAGTGAACCCAGAAAAAAAACTCTACCAAGTGAGAGAAACTGCTAACGTAGAACTGGAGATCAAAACCTCTGATGGAAAACTTCCTTTAGAATCCACGGAGGTCACACTCGCTGTTGTGGACGAAGCACTCCTCGAACTTTCGCCGAACCCTACCTGGAACCTACTTGATGTGATGATGGGAACAAGGCCTCATTTGGTGGGAACCTCCACGGCTCAGTCACAAATCATTGGGAAAAGACATTTTGGCCTAAAGGCAAAACCAGAAGGGGGAGGGGGAGGAAAACAATCCACTCGTTCTCTCTTTGATACCTTACTCTATTGGAAAGGAAAAGCCATAGTGGGTAAAGATGGAAAACTAAAGTTTAGTTTTCCTTTGAATGATTCCCTTACCAGTTTTCGAATCGTAGCAGTTGCTAGTTCGGGAGCTAAAGAATTTGGAACTGGGTTTGCCAAAATCCAAACCACACAAAAAATCCAATCTT
The sequence above is drawn from the Leptospira sp. WS4.C2 genome and encodes:
- a CDS encoding potassium-transporting ATPase subunit C, translated to MKSNETANQWEITIRFGFLSLLVFGFLYPLAITGLASTFFPFKANGSLLVEEGKVVGSELLAQGIESKFMFRYRPSAVSYATMPSGASNLSPSSLDLKNLVEERKRELETGGIRIEECLELVYTSASGLDPHISAPCAYEQAKFLQKQGKIPLVQINELILKHIEHPLFGFMGRERMNVNKLNLSWKQLIHE
- a CDS encoding ATP-binding protein, which produces MNEGKRPEDFLSLANQEEPKKKGILKVYFGMSPGVGKTYAMLTEAHHLKAEGEDIRIGIVESHGRAETKALVDGLPWIPLKKIEYRGKVWEEMDVESILKERPSYVLVDELAHTNIPGSVNKKRYQDIFSLLDAGIHVLSTVNVQHLESQVDSVEKIIQSPVKETIPDIILERADELVLIDIIPDELLKRLSEGKVYIPEKVVSAKENFFRKENLTYLRELSLSYTAKYVEKRMPQGRERIMVAISASPHSKTLLRNAKRLALERNSELYAVFSENEENRSLDSANSIRSHIRFAKELGAEVVHSFESDPVVGIVAAVQEKRINRLVIGGSKRSFFSGLLQKNISTKIIKQLREVEIVIVPFQDDRSFQFDFYKKLIPSSGIRQYAAIFALTSLVTLFNQFLLSYIGYWTISILYLFYVAVLGMFFSRGPVLLAAILSASFWNFLFIPPLYTFYISKLEDALMFVIFMLIALINGGLTARLKKNESKLRSREEKLSILYELTQNLSKTSSASEIIKTGDSFFKRIFPFPVNLHFYQGGDFTPSIEDSKDLAVASWTIKNGKPAGRYTETLSLSNATFYPLVSPGGITGVINVKSSAEPSLEQEILLNTVANQVALALDRDTLSEDSRKNFLLKESEKLYNLIFNSLSHELKTPLTSIRGSASALLDPEIDADPIARKSLLEEIQESSLVLNLLLGNLLDISRIESGYLTLKKEKVYPSDIIQDAISFLGKNKTNHSIKVNLNDCDFPIELDRVLFSHAIFNLLYNACLYTPAGTTIWITLQKSGDKVQWTVEDNGNGLPVDSSRIFQKFYRGESSGKIGTGLGLAISKSIIELHGGTIEAMNRKEGGACFLVDIPYST
- a CDS encoding porin yields the protein MLNQMSVLPFVKVISRDLLKFSLYIVVLFFTATFSSMVAEETPSKENVRSVEPIPKAIVLPNSIQFGGFIDSYYMHNRNLPKDTERNFTTQAVRNGEFNVNLAYVEAKVEEKNYRGRLAFQWGTSVNANYAAEITTEKYSNQNSVKNIQEAYTGFKIGKDTWIDAGIFFGNIGHESWISQNNVNYTRAFALDYVPYYSSGVRLSHKFSDKLSGQLQVLNGWQNITDNNKDKSFGSQIKYLLSQNLILTLNQFVGNEAPNNERKQIRLYQNTILEWILSDRFSLVGQFDVGAQKAKQSFIYEPWLGAYDPSLGDYRETESRVYRQWYHGTIWASFKITPEYRLSFRIERFYDPLQVMVNTGTRNGFMSNGYTATFDVLTFDPGLIRFEYVYRRSADSVFAYRDSQTSKKEDFFLVAFSMKF
- a CDS encoding alpha-2-macroglobulin, with the protein product MFAKRWLFLFLLLSLFLVRSDDSQSLPATIEFFTPSGFVKQPKQVTVRFTKPMVSLGDIRPKVDIFQIKCPLPGTSRFLDSTTWVYEFEQELPGGVDCSLQLKEGTKTLSGEQVQGERNFSFHTGGPSVQYSSPYQGSSITEDQIFVLHLDAKPDLASFQKYTYFRSEELGNRIPIVLVTGSERKAILKSTGDTDREETILIKSKQTFLPERQIQLVLGKGTKSIWGGEIREDEVLSFTVRPVFSVRFTCERVNAKADCIPILPVSLSFSSAVSRSSLQKIKLVSKDGKEYPQSPMAEKGNEFYEWVSFPGPFPENSEFEIRIPELEDDTNRSLSNQASFPLKFKTDEFPPLAKFGAKFGILESKVKPALPVTVRNLEANLPMKSISLGVGGKSQKTMDILEIQKWFQILSSREREQSVFQNPPANTSITSFSLPKPNGKKPMEVVGIPLETPGFYVVELASDVLGNNLLEKKGKMYVSSAALVTNLSAHFKWGKDTSLVWVTNLDQGLPEAGVQIKILDCKGNLRGAGITGKDGSMLFGNLSFQEVPYCGYHELGSGLTIFVQKNDDISFTSSTWDKGIESWRYQLPNTTVSSSKEIKSIVLDRTLFKKGETVHLKHVRRGFGNKGLTPADPNDYPSQVIIKHEGSGEAYPLPLVWSFPGHSESAFKIPKTAKHGVYIVYYPYSNDDSSYGETVAQFRVEEFRLPVVKGNIQLAGNKQELISPKESKVLFGLEYLSGGGAGSFPVKIRSQVVASHYTPKEEYSAFSFSPETIKEGKWKASGYEEEEAEESKPSILSTALKTDDKGFLQYTFSGLKPVPGYGSFQVEMEYSDPSGEIQTVSRSFPVSPAEVHLGILPDGWLFTEDNVKLQLVALDSKDKALGSQKIKVNAYKREFYSNRKRLVGGFYAYEHYEEVTKLGEFCEGKTDSKGILICEGKSPAVGDIVFLAETKDSQGNLTNSGYSVWVSSKQEAWFDVSDHNRMDILPEKRSVDVGETIKVQIRSPFREATALVSLEREGVLDYFVTPVSGKDPVISIPIKKEYAPNVFVSVFLVRGRVGEPKPTGLVDLAKPGYRFGLTMIKVGSKPYTLSVAVNPEKKLYQVRETANVELEIKTSDGKLPLESTEVTLAVVDEALLELSPNPTWNLLDVMMGTRPHLVGTSTAQSQIIGKRHFGLKAKPEGGGGGKQSTRSLFDTLLYWKGKAIVGKDGKLKFSFPLNDSLTSFRIVAVASSGAKEFGTGFAKIQTTQKIQSFSGIPPVVRLGDTLRHEVTLRNAGETKEQLRLRLSVTDLKNGADVKEELETKSAILGSGETKVVFWDLTVPENTTKRKFHLEVSAPNGTILDQISVEQKVLPVDSERVYQAGLFLYESSIKESVMVPEGSKPNSGKMVWKASPTILTSLSGIQTYFQNYPYYCMEQRVSKAIGLKSEAQWNDVFSDLNSFLDYDGLVKYFARMEHGSEILTAYVLTSASLTNQKIPDDSLGRMIAGLQGYLEGRVSGERYKFGADSVVRKIIVWEALTRYQTYEWEQVRPIFDGIEFLPTASLIDLAEIWGRVNGGDSSVKSRLISVLRSRLNIQGSELVVADSSFTNPWWILGSRDYTMAKLLLWAFQEPSYKKDMPRLIKGFVKMQKRGSYDTTLGNAYSILVFDRVSKLLESEKVTGGKLKIQSAKEVLSLEPNGKQTVTQAIGTTPESVSVSYEGKGKPWVEWSVNSILPLKAPISSGYRLKRTFEPIQVAKPGILSKGDTVRVTIEIQADSDKTWVVVEDPIPPGSLPLGRGFGRESIITQEGKVGDTSYYLSFEEKTLSQYRAYFEYLPKGTHTLEHSFRLNHSGNFQMPSTRVEAMYSPETHAEWPNETVRISENGD
- a CDS encoding response regulator — protein: MLKDLILLVDDDSAIRKMLRIALEAKGYQTIEAISKKEAIESVALNSPKLVLLDLQLPDGSGLDVIKEVRTFSEIPFIVLSVMSSEEDKIALLDSGADDYITKPFSMGELLARIRTALRRLPMEEAPSNWEKENLVVDFVNYQVIKNNIQVRLTPTEFQILIFLIKNSGKVITHDVLIKKIWGDQALNEMNSLRVHITQLRKKIEDLPSNPHLLVTEPGIGYRWVGN